CGAACCCACAAGCGATGGGCTCTTCTCCGTTCACGGTGTGAGGTGTCTTGGTGCGTGCAGTATGGCCCCAGTCGTCATGGTGGACGATAACGACTTCTATGGCAGGGTGACACCCGACATGGTGCCTCAAATCATAAACAAATACAGGCGGGAGGGATGAGGAATGGGTAAGGTGAAAAGCTTGGAGGAGCTAATGAAAATAAAGGAGCAGGTCCTTAAAGAGCTTCAGTTGAGAGGAGAAACTGGCAAGAGAGGAAAGATAACGGTTGCAATGGGAACGTGTGGGATCGCTGCCGGTGCAAAGGAGACCTTGAAAGCGATCGTCGAGGCGCTCAGCGAATACAACGTGAGCGATGTGTCGGTTGTCCAGTCTGGTTGTATGGGTCTCTGTGAGGTAGAACCGACGGTGGAAGTGAGACTCGAAGGACAGGAGCCCATCGTGTACGGCAGAGTAACACCTGAGAACGCGAGAAGAATAGTGAAGATGCATATACTGGAAGGAAGAGTGGTAGAGGATATGGTCATTAGAAGAGGAGAAGCTTGACACTGGAGGTGAAGGAAGTGTCGCTTACAACGAGCACGATTCTCATCTGTGCGGGAGGAGCCTGTATCTCCGCCGGTGAAAAGAGCGTTAAGGATGCCTTCGAAGAAGAACTGAAAAAATATGGTCTTGATGAAGCCGTCAGAATCATAGAAACAGGTTGTATGGGTGCATGTACGCTGGGACCGATCGCCGTAATCTACCCGGATGGGGTGTTCTATCAAAAACTCACTCCCGAGGCAGCA
The genomic region above belongs to Thermotoga sp. and contains:
- a CDS encoding (2Fe-2S) ferredoxin domain-containing protein: MGKVKSLEELMKIKEQVLKELQLRGETGKRGKITVAMGTCGIAAGAKETLKAIVEALSEYNVSDVSVVQSGCMGLCEVEPTVEVRLEGQEPIVYGRVTPENARRIVKMHILEGRVVEDMVIRRGEA